The nucleotide window AGGATAGCAAGCCAACACATCCGAGTACACCGTGGCGGTCTCGGAGCGGCATTGCCAATGGGGGTGGCACGCCTTCAGCCGGTCGACGTGTGCATAGTGTCCTGTCAACCAAGTATACGTTTGATGggcaggatgatgaagagatcGGACTCACGAATCATGTTACGACGAGTACGAGTCTAAGGAAGCCGCACTCGTTGGAGTCGGTAGAAAGGGAGCGGGGAAGTACGGCTGATCAGTCGATCATGGTGCATTCGAGTTTTGAGCAGTCTGTTTCGAATAAGTAGATTTATGCGgtttaatttaatatcaCACTATCAACGAGGCTAACACATCTCTACTTTCCGCCTCACTCCCTCCTATGAACTACTGATTCCTAGCCAAAATCTCCTCGACACTCTCCACCtgaaccacctcctccttctccatcgctCTCTTCACcgcatcaaccaccaccaacgccctCAATCCCTCCACAGCATCACACCTGGGcgtctccctcccctccaacactTGCACAAAATGCTCCAATTGCAAATCGAACGGCACCCCCTTATCAACCTCAAACTCTTCCACTCGCAACTTCTCACTCCatcccttctccccttccaccccatcaTAACTCCACCTCTTCAAATCCGGCACACTCAACGACCCCCGACTTCCCAAAACCCGATaaaaccctcctccctcaccacccacctTCGGAATAATGGGATTCTCACCCGTCCCGGACTCGAAATTCCACGGCGACGGCGCACAATCACTCACCACGAAGGTACCCACCACCCCACTGGCAAATCGGAATGTGATCGCCGCGCCTTCTTCCGCCGTGTGGTCTGCATTACCATCTGGGCCACCGCGCTGGGGCAGGGTTTTCTCTGCGTAGACGCGCGTGATGGGGCCGAATAGGTAGTGCAGGAGATCCACGTCgtggatgaggttgatgCTTAATACACCGCCTTTGGTCTTATCGCTTCTCCATGAGGTAGCGCCGGTGAAGTAGGATGCTGGCTTGTAGAGAGTCCATAAGCCTGATAGAGCGAGGATGGAGCCCAGGGATCCGGATTCGAGGATTTCCTTCGTTTTGGTGATGTAGGGGTTGAATCTCCGGTGGTGGCCGATCAGGATTTTCACGTCTGGGTGCTTCTGGTGTGCTTGGAGTAAGGGAAGcgcggtggtgatggtatcGCTGATGGGCTTCTCGAGtaggatgtggatgttgtggCTGATGAGTTCGAGAGCCACGGGGACGTGCGTGTGGTTGGGGGTGCAGATGATGGCGGCGTCTGGGTGCGGGATGCTTGGTacagaagagaggagggctGATAATGAGGGGAAGTAGAGCGTGTTGAGGGTTTTAGCCACGGATGAAGCGCTTGGAGAGGGGTCAACCAAGGCAAGAAGATtggtggaggggttgttgatgaCGGATTGGGCGTGGCGGGGGCCGATGAGGCCGGCGCCGACGATGATAATGTTAATCATGGTATTTACAGGCTTCTGGGTGCAATTGCGTGAAGAATGATGGGCTTTGTGCCGGTGACATCGGTGGTTTTATATCGGTGAGTCAAGTTGGGATTCTGTGGTGGGTCTGCTCAGGTCTGGTCTGGGGTAAATGCAGTCCCTGACCGGGGAGTGGATCTGGATGCATATGACGCTGCATAGTAATGCGGCTGTGGCTTTGGGGCAATTGTGGTGGAAATTATGCCTTGACATTGTGCTGGGTAATTGGGGTGGCGTGGGAGGACCGGAGAAGCGCTTACCCAGTTACATAATGTGTTTTGCCGGTGGGGTGCGGGCATTGATGGACATGGAATCTGTTCCGGCGGTATCTCCGCCGCTCGGAATCTATCCCGTAGACTGCTAGAGCACGAGGGTCTGCACTACGATTAGTGTGTTTGGTGGGGTTTACCCCGCTGGTCTATGTTGGGGTGGGAGAATTATTGTCCCGGTAGTGCGGAAGAAGGTGTATGAGTGtctgattttttttttttttttttttttttttttaagaaaaaaaaagaaagaaagaagatagattGCTAGAGCGTGGAAGCGGCATAATAATGGTGCAGCGTACGGCAATGTCCTGTTCCGGATACAACACCATAATATTGAGTACAAGTGGGAAAGGAacaaataaagaaagaaaaaaaaaaaaaaaagaaagaaagggaagagaaggaaataaCCACGTTGGACTTTACGCCTTAGGAAGTGCAGGTGAGCGACATTACTGCCCAGCAGGTGGCCGTTCTCCCATTAGCATGAGAATGTCAGGCACATCTGATTGAACGCATTCAGTGCCTTGATGTGATATCGTCTGCAATCTCACAGTCACCACGTCGGTAACCATTGTCAAGACTGATAAGACATTGTAACTTGATAATGACTGTTTGAGTGCTCCCAGTGACACACGCAGACCACTGCTAGTGTTCACAG belongs to Aspergillus luchuensis IFO 4308 DNA, chromosome 3, nearly complete sequence and includes:
- a CDS encoding Gfo/Idh/MocA family protein (COG:S;~EggNog:ENOG410PIJP;~InterPro:IPR004104,IPR000683,IPR036291;~PFAM:PF02894,PF01408;~go_function: GO:0016491 - oxidoreductase activity [Evidence IEA]) is translated as MINIIIVGAGLIGPRHAQSVINNPSTNLLALVDPSPSASSVAKTLNTLYFPSLSALLSSVPSIPHPDAAIICTPNHTHVPVALELISHNIHILLEKPISDTITTALPLLQAHQKHPDVKILIGHHRRFNPYITKTKEILESGSLGSILALSGLWTLYKPASYFTGATSWRSDKTKGGVLSINLIHDVDLLHYLFGPITRVYAEKTLPQRGGPDGNADHTAEEGAAITFRFASGVVGTFVVSDCAPSPWNFESGTGENPIIPKVGGEGGGFYRVLGSRGSLSVPDLKRWSYDGVEGEKGWSEKLRVEEFEVDKGVPFDLQLEHFVQVLEGRETPRCDAVEGLRALVVVDAVKRAMEKEEVVQVESVEEILARNQ